The genomic segment AGATAATTAGTTTTTATTTCTTTTAATTTATAATTATAATTTTTAATTATGTCGTTTATTTTTTCTATTGTGCTATTGTCTATTTTTATTTTATTCTCTTTTTCTAAAATTGCGAGAATTATTAAGAGAAATAGTTCTTGTCGTGTCGCATATTTTTTAATTTCAGGATTAGTTGACAATTTTCCATATATTTCAATAATCTCGGGTGCATAATTTTTATATATGGTATCTATGTCATCGTTATAATTTAATCCTTTCTTGATAACCTCTTCTAAAAATTATTTATACAAACTTTTCACCTTTTTTACGTTTTCTGGAGTATTAATATTATATATCTTCTTCAGGGTTATTATTTTTTACCTCAAAATTGAATCCTCCCCTTCTCATATCTGTAATTATTTCTATTATATTGTTGCAATCAAATCTTCACGCCTCATAATATAGCACTTTCTTATTTATTATTTGTTCTACGATAATTGAGGAATGATGATTTCTACTCTTTTAATGATACATTTGTTGTTTGGGAAATTTTTTTGCTATTTTCTTTGGACTATTTTCATCTATTATTAAATTTCTGGAATTTTTTCTTTTATATCTTTATTATTTTATAGGGCATTTGTCGTGGTCATGAGGTTTGGCTGGGCAGTATTTTCTTCCGTATTCTATAACCCTTAAAGAAAAATCTCCCCATTCTTTTTTTGGTATTATTTTCATAAGATCTTGTTCTATTTTATCAGGATTAGTATTTTTAGTTAAACCCCAAAGGCGGGTTAGTCTTTTAACATGCGTGTCAACTGCTATTCCTTCTGTTTTACCAAATCCTGAGTATAAAACTATATTTGCTGTTTTTCTGGCAACGCCTTTTAATTTTAATAAATCTTCCATATTGTCTGGCACTTTACCGCCGAATTCTTCAAGAATCATTTTTGCGCTTTCTTTTATAAACCTTGCTTTGTTTTTGTAATAGTTTATAGAACTTATGTCTTTCTGAAGTTGTGAGAGGGGAGCATTTGCGTAACTCTCTATTGTTTTATATTTTTTAAATAGCTTTTCTGTTACCTCGTTTACTTTTTTATCTGTTGTTTGCGCAGAGAGTATTGTTGCTACAAGCAGTTCCCAAGGATGTGAAAAATTCAACGCAATTTTAACTTCTGGGAATAACTCTTTAAGTTTTCTAATTATTTTTTTGGCTTTGATTTTTGCGTCCATGGGTTTTAGTTTTTTTAAGATGAAGTCTTTTTTATTTTTTAATCATATTG from the bacterium HR34 genome contains:
- the nth gene encoding Endonuclease III; amino-acid sequence: MDAKIKAKKIIRKLKELFPEVKIALNFSHPWELLVATILSAQTTDKKVNEVTEKLFKKYKTIESYANAPLSQLQKDISSINYYKNKARFIKESAKMILEEFGGKVPDNMEDLLKLKGVARKTANIVLYSGFGKTEGIAVDTHVKRLTRLWGLTKNTNPDKIEQDLMKIIPKKEWGDFSLRVIEYGRKYCPAKPHDHDKCPIK